The DNA segment GAAGTTCTTCGGCCTCTCGGGCGCGATGGTGCCCGGCGGCATGGGAGGCATCGTCGCCGACCTCATCGAGAGAGGGCATATCGACGTGCTGGTCTCGACGGGGGCGAACCTCACCCACGACGTCATCGAGGCGATCGGGTGCCACCACTACCACGGGACCGCTCAGGTCTCCGATACCGAACTCTGCGAGGAGGGAGTCAACCGGATCTACGACATCTTCCTCCCGAACGAGGCGTTCATCCGGTTCGAGGAGTTCCTGCAGGACACCTACTCGTCCCTCCCCGAAGGCTCGACGGTCTCGATCTCCGATCTCCTCGGCCGGATAGGGAGCAGGCTTGACTCGGGGATCCTCTCCGCGGCGGCAAAGGCCGGGGTGCCGGTCTACTGCCCGGCCATCCAGGACTCGATGATCGGACTGCAGTACTGGCTCTTCTCCCAGACACACAAGGTCACGGTCAGCGCGTTTGCCGACATGCCCGGGCTCCTCGACCGGTGCTTTGAGGCCGAACGGGCCGGCACCATCCTCGTCGGCGGCGGCGTCCCGAAGAACTACATCCTGCAGAGCAAACTGATGACCGAGACCGGGTTCGATTACGCGGTGCAGCTCACCGGCGACCGGCCGGACCTCGGCGGCCTCTCGGGGGCGACGCTCGACGAGGCCCGGTCGTGGGGCAAACTCACCGGCGAGGCCACCGCCGCAACGGTCTACGGCGACGCGACCATCAACCTGCCGCTCCTGGTTGCGGCAACCCTCGAGAGGCTGGGGTCATGACCGAGCTGATCCTCTCTCTCGACGTCCTCGACCGGAAACAGGCGGTGAGCATCGCGGAGTCGTGTGCACCCTTCATCGACGCGATCAAGATCGGCTACCCTCTGGTCCTCTCGACAGGCCTCTCGATCGTCGAGGAACTCGCCGATCTCGCCCTCCCGCTCATCGCCGACTTCAAGGTCGCGGACATCCCGAACACCAACCGCCTCATCTGCGAAGCGATCTTCTCGGCCGGGTTCGACGCCGTGATCGCCCACGGGTTCGTGGGAGCCGATGCCGCGAGAACCTGCGTCGAGGTGGCTCACAGGCATAGCGGAGCGGCCTACATCGTCGCCGAGATGAGCCACCCCGGGGCGACCGAGTTCTTCCACGGCGGCGTGGGCGAACGCCTCGCGGAGCTCGCCGTCGCCTGCCGGGCCGACGGCATCATCGCTCCGGCCACCCGCCCCGAACGGATCGCCCGGCTCCGGGAGATCGTCGGGAGCAAGGCGATCTACTCGCCGGGCGTGGGGGCGCAGGGCGGCGACCCCGACGCGGTTGCCCGGCTGGTCGACGGGATCATCGTGGGGAGAAGCATCTACGAGGCGGAGGACCCGGGCGCCGAAGCCGAACGCCTCTCCCGCATCCGCCGGTGATGAGTTCTCCGTTCTGATCCCCGTCAGGGGAGATGACGAACCCTATGAGTGATCTGAGGCGGATGCGGCTTATCCCGCATCTGAAGGATTATATATTCTCCCGCAGATACTCGTATCATGAACTGGAGTCCCGAACAACTTAAACTGGCGGAGAAATACCGGAGCCTCGATGAAATCCCCGCGGGAGAACGGCGGTACAAGTGCCACACCTGCCACTTCGTCGTGGACGAGAACCCCTGTCCTCACTGCGGCGAGACGTCGCTCGAGGTCATGTGTCCGCTCGACCACTGCGACTGCCACCACGAAATCGTCGAGAGCATCGAGTACTGTCCGCTCTGCGGCAAGGCCGTCTGCCCGGAGTGCGGGAGCCACGATGTCATGCAGATCAGCAGGGTCACCGGGTACCTCCAGGACGTTGCGGGATGGAACGCGGGCAAGCAGCAGGAACTGAAAGACCGGACCCGTTATTCCGTCGTATGAGACATTTCGTCAGGGACGAGACTCTTTTTCTTCGCGGCCGGTTCAGGGCGGCGAGCACCGGCGTCAACGGTGGTATCGCCGACGTCACGACGGTCCTGAACCACACCGTGCCCCGCGACTTCGCGGGCGATCCGGTGCGCCATCTCGACCTTCTCGCGGCCCGGCACGGGATCTTCCGGGACTACTTCGGCCTCCTGACCGCTGTTCGGATGCACCACCTCTGCGTGCTCCAGTACGACTTCGTCACCGTCTTCATCACCGCCGGGGTGACCAACCCGACGGGGAGGCCCACGAGGGCCGACGCCCCGCACACCATCAACATCATCGTCTACAGCCGGGAGGGGATGTGTGATTCGGCACTCCTTGAGACGATCGTGACCGCGACGGGGGCGAAGGCCCAGGCGCTCCACGACCTCGGCTACGACTTCCCGGGGACCACGACGGACGCGGTCGCCGTCGCCTGCGAGCGGGACACCTTCGGTGTGCAGACCTACGCAGGGACGCTGACGGAGATCGGACGGCGTGTTCACGCGGCGGTTCTGCACGGTCTCCCGGAGGCCCTCGCACGGCAGCAGGGGAAGATCCAGCGGAGCGAGCCGTCATTCTTCATTTACAGCCGCTACGGCGGGGATCACTGGGTGGAATGGCAGAAGGAGAACTGCCCCTACTACCCCTGCCATTTCCCAGGCCAGCGGTGCGACTACTGCTACTGCCCATGCTACCCCTGTGCGGACGAAGAACTCGGTGAATGGGTCGATAGTTCCAACGGCGGCAGGATCTGGGGGTGCGCCGGCTGTACGCTGCTGCACATCCCGGAAATTGCAGATTACATGAAAAGAAATCCGGAGGCCGCTCTCGCCGAACTCAAGCGCCTCCGGGAACGATTATAGTCGGTTACGCCTCGGCGACGCCGAGGGCGGAGAGCATCTCTTCGAGGGGAATTCCGTGCGCCTGGGCGGCCTCCCTGATCGTCTCGTTGTTTGCGATGGCGCAGCCAAGGCAACCCATGCCGAACCGGAAGAGTACCTGTGCCGATTCGGGCTTCTCCCGAAGGAGTTCCGCGATTGTACTGTCCGCAGTCAATGCCATGCATCAGCTGTATGGCCTTGCCCCTATATATACATTCAAGTATCGGGTGCAGAGGTGCCCCGATTTGCTCGCGGACACTTAAACGGCGCATTCGCCCACCCCGGCAGGTGCAGGCAACCAGCGACCCGCATGGATACCGCCCCTCCGGTCAACGGGGACACGTGCGTCGCGTGATAGTCGGGGCGACCGGCTCCTGCCGTGCTCTCTTCCGGCCCGGGCGCACGGCGGGCGTTCAGGGCAGACTCCGAACTTACTTTCACATCGCGGGCCGAGTTCTTAATACCCTCGCGAGGTGAAGTACAGACTGGAGATGTAAGTATGAACCTATCAGAGGTAACAGAGAGAATCTCCCGGAAACTTGAAGCAAAAGGCGCACAGCCCGATCGGCAGAAGATCGAATCACGCCTCAGCCGTCTCGTCGAGGAGTTCGGCGTCAACGTCGACGAGGCCGAACGAACCGTGACGGCCGATCTCGCCCGTGAGTACAACGTCACCGGCGTCGGGAGTTCTTCCACCGAGCTCCGCCCGATACACGAGATCGTTCCCGGCGAGTGGGTCACGATCGAGGGGAAGATCGTTGCCCTGACCCCGCCTGTCTCGCCCTCGATCGCGCAGACCGGGATCATCGCCGACTCGAGCGGCGCCATCCGTTTTGTCACCTGGGCCCGGGCGAACGCTCCCGCGATGGAGTACGGCCACTGGTACCGGCTCGAGTCCGCGGTCGTCGACGAGTACAAGGGTGCGCCGAACCTGAAGATCCACTCGGGCACCACCATCGCCCAGATGGAGAAGGACGCCCCGCTCCTCCCCTCGATCACGCCTATCGCCGAGCTGAAGCCCGGTGTCGGGAGCGTGCGGGCCAAGTTCGTCCAGGAATGGGAAGCCTCCCACGACCGGATGCTCCAGACGGGGCTCCTCGGCGACGAAACCGGCACCATCAAGTTCGTTATCTGGAAAGAGGACGGAGCCGGCCCGGCGGCTCCAGAGGAGACGCCGGGGAAGGATAAGTTAGACCTCGATGCCGTCTACAACATCTACTACGCCACCGTCGACGAGTACAACGGCAGGCTCTCCCTCGCCCTGAACACCGCGATGTACATCGCCGACGAGGGCGATATCGAGGTCGGGCGAACCGAGACCGAGATCCAGGGAGCTCTCGTCCACGTCGCTCCCGGCTCGGGCCTGATCAAGCGGTGCCCCGTCGAAGGCTGCAACCGGACGCTCTCCCGGCAGAACTACTGCCCGGTACACGAGATCCAGCCCGAGTTCCGCTACGACCTCCGCATAAAAGCGGTTCTCGACGACGGCATACGCGCCAGAAACGTCCTGATGCAGCGCGAGGTCGTCGAAGCCCTCGCCGGGATCACCCTTGATGAGGCCATTCAGATCGCGGAGACGAACCCGCTCGGCATGGACGAGATCTTCTACCGTATCAGGAACATGGTGCTCGGGCGCTACTACACCTGCAGCGGGAACGAGTTCGGCGGCAGGCTGCTCGTCAACTCCTGCACCCCGATCGTGTTCCAGCCCGAAGAACTGGCTGCACTGTTGAACCGCGCCGGGGGTGAACCGGCATGAAGCCCCAGAGCGCATTCGAGCGCGAACCGGCACGAAGGGTCTTCGCATCCGAGCTCCGCGAGACTCGCTACCAGTTCAAGGACGGCGAGGACGAGAAGAGCCCGACCTACGTCATCCTCCCGAGCGGGATCCGGAGCAACCGGATCTTCATCGCCGGGACGCTCACCGAGAAGCAGCGGCAGGGCGACCAGAACATCTTCTATCGCGGAAGGGTGGTCGACCCGACGGGCACCTTCTTCATCATGGCGGGCTCCTACCAGCCCGAGGCGATGCAGCAACTTGCCCGGATAGAGCCGCCGGCCTTCGTCGCCGTCGTCGGGAAACCGAACCTCTACACGACCCCGGACGGGAACTGCCTGGTCTCGGTCCGCGTGGAGTCGATCACGGTCGTGGACC comes from the Methanoculleus marisnigri JR1 genome and includes:
- a CDS encoding RPA family protein; translation: MKPQSAFEREPARRVFASELRETRYQFKDGEDEKSPTYVILPSGIRSNRIFIAGTLTEKQRQGDQNIFYRGRVVDPTGTFFIMAGSYQPEAMQQLARIEPPAFVAVVGKPNLYTTPDGNCLVSVRVESITVVDRETRDLWVLDTARETLDRLDAFGTTDDSKKAQEEYGTQPDLYKKIVYDALTQVQL
- a CDS encoding deoxyhypusine synthase; translation: MTFKYGEAVQQARVHPGMTVGELVDELGKAGAYNGGSLWQAVNIYERMLRDEKALKFFGLSGAMVPGGMGGIVADLIERGHIDVLVSTGANLTHDVIEAIGCHHYHGTAQVSDTELCEEGVNRIYDIFLPNEAFIRFEEFLQDTYSSLPEGSTVSISDLLGRIGSRLDSGILSAAAKAGVPVYCPAIQDSMIGLQYWLFSQTHKVTVSAFADMPGLLDRCFEAERAGTILVGGGVPKNYILQSKLMTETGFDYAVQLTGDRPDLGGLSGATLDEARSWGKLTGEATAATVYGDATINLPLLVAATLERLGS
- a CDS encoding nucleotide-binding protein — its product is MNLSEVTERISRKLEAKGAQPDRQKIESRLSRLVEEFGVNVDEAERTVTADLAREYNVTGVGSSSTELRPIHEIVPGEWVTIEGKIVALTPPVSPSIAQTGIIADSSGAIRFVTWARANAPAMEYGHWYRLESAVVDEYKGAPNLKIHSGTTIAQMEKDAPLLPSITPIAELKPGVGSVRAKFVQEWEASHDRMLQTGLLGDETGTIKFVIWKEDGAGPAAPEETPGKDKLDLDAVYNIYYATVDEYNGRLSLALNTAMYIADEGDIEVGRTETEIQGALVHVAPGSGLIKRCPVEGCNRTLSRQNYCPVHEIQPEFRYDLRIKAVLDDGIRARNVLMQREVVEALAGITLDEAIQIAETNPLGMDEIFYRIRNMVLGRYYTCSGNEFGGRLLVNSCTPIVFQPEELAALLNRAGGEPA
- the pyrF gene encoding orotidine-5'-phosphate decarboxylase codes for the protein MTELILSLDVLDRKQAVSIAESCAPFIDAIKIGYPLVLSTGLSIVEELADLALPLIADFKVADIPNTNRLICEAIFSAGFDAVIAHGFVGADAARTCVEVAHRHSGAAYIVAEMSHPGATEFFHGGVGERLAELAVACRADGIIAPATRPERIARLREIVGSKAIYSPGVGAQGGDPDAVARLVDGIIVGRSIYEAEDPGAEAERLSRIRR
- a CDS encoding adenosylcobinamide amidohydrolase, with the translated sequence MRHFVRDETLFLRGRFRAASTGVNGGIADVTTVLNHTVPRDFAGDPVRHLDLLAARHGIFRDYFGLLTAVRMHHLCVLQYDFVTVFITAGVTNPTGRPTRADAPHTINIIVYSREGMCDSALLETIVTATGAKAQALHDLGYDFPGTTTDAVAVACERDTFGVQTYAGTLTEIGRRVHAAVLHGLPEALARQQGKIQRSEPSFFIYSRYGGDHWVEWQKENCPYYPCHFPGQRCDYCYCPCYPCADEELGEWVDSSNGGRIWGCAGCTLLHIPEIADYMKRNPEAALAELKRLRERL
- the nrdD gene encoding anaerobic ribonucleoside-triphosphate reductase: MNWSPEQLKLAEKYRSLDEIPAGERRYKCHTCHFVVDENPCPHCGETSLEVMCPLDHCDCHHEIVESIEYCPLCGKAVCPECGSHDVMQISRVTGYLQDVAGWNAGKQQELKDRTRYSVV
- a CDS encoding DUF1858 domain-containing protein, whose amino-acid sequence is MALTADSTIAELLREKPESAQVLFRFGMGCLGCAIANNETIREAAQAHGIPLEEMLSALGVAEA